A single genomic interval of Croceibacter atlanticus HTCC2559 harbors:
- a CDS encoding TlpA family protein disulfide reductase, protein MRSTLLVLFLFTLLLNSCKSENTKGYAIFSGQIVNPTATNIYLKKFGKVVDSSKVDDFNRFSFKINNPDDGLYEFSYNKESQLIYIEENDSILLHINTFNFDESIAFSGEGYKKNNFITSLYLQNELAEDFLVRNSALKPHLVSAKIEDQLNRNLAQIEKIASQENLSKDYLKFAKKAAHLQYYDLKERFYFFISKYYPEKRKLFTKEYFSYREDLEFNDEEFQYYYTNIRLLDNYLKNKVFDICIKEHTEVLDCTKNNDFNNIELKANLLDSITNLPVLKDRFYNRFGKQGVLLSNDTITSQKTIKLLSNLGYNKDGIQELKNLLYLQKLFLPGSNMASVRVVDVDKNTSTLKEIINKPTILHSWNIDSYLHHSTNHKKIRNLSEKYPEVDFIGITTDYANFSEDPTSVNPWIKTIEEYNYNPEKEYHILTSPVASKLLKNYTNKVIFVDKQGTIVIGATLLNDSDFEQIILEFLNQ, encoded by the coding sequence GTGAGGTCAACACTACTAGTTCTATTTTTATTTACGCTTCTTTTAAATTCTTGCAAATCAGAGAATACTAAAGGATATGCTATTTTTAGTGGTCAAATCGTAAATCCTACAGCTACCAATATATACCTAAAGAAATTTGGAAAGGTTGTAGACTCTTCCAAAGTAGACGATTTTAATAGGTTTTCTTTTAAAATTAATAATCCTGACGATGGCTTATATGAGTTTTCGTATAATAAGGAAAGCCAACTAATTTATATTGAAGAAAATGATAGCATCCTACTCCATATAAATACATTTAATTTTGACGAGTCAATAGCTTTTAGCGGTGAAGGTTACAAGAAAAATAACTTTATTACCAGTTTGTATTTACAAAATGAATTGGCTGAAGATTTCTTAGTTAGAAACAGTGCTTTAAAACCACATCTTGTCTCTGCTAAAATTGAAGACCAACTTAATCGAAATTTAGCGCAGATTGAAAAAATCGCTTCACAGGAAAACTTATCTAAAGACTATTTAAAGTTTGCTAAGAAAGCAGCGCATCTTCAATATTATGACCTAAAAGAACGTTTTTACTTTTTCATCTCTAAGTACTACCCAGAAAAAAGAAAGCTCTTTACTAAAGAGTATTTTAGCTATAGAGAAGATTTAGAATTTAATGATGAAGAGTTTCAATATTACTATACCAACATTAGACTTTTAGACAACTACCTAAAAAACAAGGTTTTTGATATTTGTATAAAAGAACATACAGAAGTTTTAGATTGTACTAAAAACAATGATTTTAATAATATAGAGCTTAAAGCCAACTTACTAGATTCAATTACAAATTTACCTGTTCTTAAAGACAGATTTTACAATAGGTTTGGAAAACAAGGTGTTTTATTAAGTAATGATACTATAACATCTCAAAAAACCATAAAATTATTAAGTAACTTAGGGTATAATAAAGATGGTATACAAGAACTTAAAAATCTGTTATATCTTCAAAAATTATTTTTGCCTGGAAGTAATATGGCTTCAGTAAGAGTTGTAGATGTAGATAAAAACACATCTACTTTAAAGGAAATTATTAATAAGCCAACAATATTACACAGTTGGAATATCGATTCTTATTTGCACCACAGTACTAATCACAAGAAAATACGCAATCTTAGTGAAAAATATCCTGAAGTAGATTTTATAGGTATTACAACAGATTATGCAAATTTCTCTGAAGACCCAACGTCTGTAAATCCTTGGATTAAGACTATTGAAGAGTATAACTATAATCCAGAAAAAGAATACCATATATTAACATCTCCGGTAGCTTCTAAACTGCTAAAGAACTATACCAATAAAGTTATTTTTGTAGATAAACAAGGTACAATTGTCATTGGTGCAACACTTTTAAATGACTCTGATTTTGAGCAAATCATCCTGGAATTTCTTAACCAGTAA
- a CDS encoding M15 family metallopeptidase, with protein MRLIIKQICLTVCSALFTINSFQAQSTIDDTLVNLKSTSDEFFYDIRYATANNFLKSAFYDCPNCYLQPDVAEALYLANQYFCELGYFIKLYDCYRPIAKQKLMWDAYPNPMYVANPYTKGSIHSRGAAVDLTLVDERGCELDMGTPYDFFGRAAHIDHTNLPKEVIENRKLLQEGLLKFGFLTIRTEWWHFSYKANYRYKALDIPFNCEE; from the coding sequence GTGAGATTAATCATAAAACAAATCTGTTTAACTGTTTGTAGTGCATTGTTTACAATCAATTCATTTCAAGCTCAAAGCACTATTGATGACACTTTAGTAAACCTGAAATCAACTAGTGATGAATTTTTTTATGACATACGTTATGCAACAGCTAATAATTTTTTAAAATCTGCTTTTTACGATTGTCCTAATTGCTATTTACAGCCAGATGTAGCAGAAGCACTTTATTTAGCCAATCAATATTTTTGTGAGTTAGGTTATTTTATAAAATTATATGATTGTTATAGGCCTATAGCTAAACAGAAGCTAATGTGGGATGCTTACCCTAACCCTATGTATGTTGCCAACCCATACACTAAAGGCTCTATACATAGTAGAGGAGCAGCTGTAGATCTTACATTAGTAGATGAGAGAGGTTGTGAGCTTGATATGGGAACACCTTATGATTTCTTTGGAAGAGCAGCACATATTGATCATACCAATTTACCAAAAGAGGTAATAGAGAATCGCAAACTACTTCAAGAAGGGCTTCTTAAATTTGGTTTTTTAACTATTAGAACAGAGTGGTGGCACTTTAGTTACAAAGCAAATTACCGGTATAAAGCTTTAGATATACCATTTAACTGTGAAGAGTAA
- a CDS encoding alpha/beta hydrolase, with protein sequence MSAKKILSIGIILMVFTSCATKKFKDISYTEHHDLKPLKLNVFTPRSSKKELKDVIIFIYGGNWNSGNKDMYGFMGRQFGKEDIVTVIPNYTLSPNANYDTMAQQVTKAITWTYNTIETYGGNPERIFITGHSAGAHLAALATMSPKYKGETSKIKGIILNDAAGLDMYSYLKENPPKEEPDNYVTTWTTNPKLWKEASPLYHIDAETPPIFTYLGTKTYNSIIEGNRIFREELLKVQPEAKLIKLDKKHVPMIVQYFYPWNNRVKEIKAFMNAN encoded by the coding sequence ATGTCTGCAAAGAAAATTCTTTCAATTGGTATTATATTAATGGTCTTTACAAGTTGTGCAACTAAAAAGTTTAAAGATATAAGTTATACAGAACATCACGATTTAAAACCTTTAAAATTAAATGTCTTTACACCCAGATCATCTAAAAAAGAACTTAAAGATGTTATCATCTTTATATATGGCGGAAATTGGAACAGTGGCAATAAAGATATGTATGGTTTTATGGGAAGGCAATTTGGCAAGGAAGATATTGTTACAGTAATTCCAAACTACACTTTAAGCCCAAATGCTAATTATGATACAATGGCACAACAGGTTACTAAAGCAATTACGTGGACATATAATACTATTGAAACCTATGGTGGTAATCCAGAACGAATTTTTATTACAGGACACTCTGCAGGAGCACATTTAGCAGCTTTGGCAACAATGTCTCCAAAGTATAAAGGAGAAACATCTAAAATTAAAGGTATAATCTTAAATGATGCAGCAGGCTTAGATATGTATAGTTATCTTAAAGAAAACCCACCAAAAGAAGAACCAGATAATTATGTAACCACTTGGACTACAAATCCTAAACTATGGAAAGAAGCTTCTCCACTTTATCACATAGATGCTGAAACACCTCCTATTTTTACCTATCTAGGTACAAAAACCTATAACTCTATTATTGAAGGAAATAGAATATTTAGAGAAGAGTTACTCAAGGTACAACCCGAAGCAAAACTTATTAAATTAGATAAAAAACACGTACCAATGATTGTGCAGTACTTTTATCCTTGGAATAATAGAGTTAAAGAAATTAAAGCATTTATGAATGCTAATTAA
- a CDS encoding DUF3817 domain-containing protein translates to MLKTFKIVSYLEGISYLLILFVTMPLKYIWDMPEANMVIGMAHGVLFLLYIALAVFMKQILNWNIKTFLIVLVCSIIPFGTFWMDKKYL, encoded by the coding sequence ATGTTGAAAACATTTAAAATTGTTAGCTATTTAGAAGGTATTTCATACCTGCTTATATTATTTGTTACAATGCCCCTTAAATATATTTGGGATATGCCAGAAGCTAATATGGTAATTGGTATGGCGCATGGTGTTCTTTTCTTACTCTATATAGCTTTAGCAGTTTTTATGAAACAAATTTTAAACTGGAATATAAAGACTTTCCTTATTGTCTTGGTGTGTAGTATTATACCATTTGGTACGTTCTGGATGGATAAAAAGTACCTGTAA
- a CDS encoding YqaA family protein, whose amino-acid sequence MKSEDSKHKRSTPKKSRFRLLHQYYSYTGFYKFLGTSLKKALPPILIFIGILMGIHYFVIDINELLVKMTETYSAIVILTVFFISESILGIIPPEIFIAWSDKTDAPLVYLSIIALLSYLGGIISYFQGVLITKIPAMHEYLEVKMAKHVNNTRKWGGFLIIVGALLPIPFAMTSIAAGMIKYPFVSYLLFGLLRFVRFYLYALAIFSLV is encoded by the coding sequence ATGAAATCTGAAGATTCAAAACATAAAAGATCTACACCTAAAAAGTCTCGATTTAGACTATTACACCAATATTATAGCTATACGGGATTTTATAAATTTTTAGGTACCAGCTTAAAGAAGGCATTACCACCTATATTAATATTTATAGGTATTTTAATGGGTATACATTATTTCGTTATTGATATTAATGAATTACTTGTTAAGATGACAGAAACGTATTCTGCCATTGTAATACTTACAGTGTTTTTTATATCAGAATCTATTTTAGGTATTATTCCTCCAGAAATATTTATTGCTTGGAGCGATAAGACAGATGCACCATTGGTATACTTATCTATTATTGCATTATTATCTTATTTAGGAGGTATTATTTCTTACTTTCAAGGTGTTCTTATCACTAAAATTCCTGCAATGCACGAGTATTTAGAGGTTAAGATGGCTAAACACGTAAATAATACTAGAAAATGGGGTGGTTTTCTAATTATTGTAGGAGCACTTTTACCTATACCATTTGCAATGACAAGTATTGCTGCTGGTATGATTAAATATCCATTTGTAAGTTATTTATTATTCGGGTTGTTGCGTTTTGTAAGATTTTACCTTTACGCTCTAGCTATCTTTAGTTTGGTATAA